TCCAAAATGTTTTATAATTCCTGACAAATACGAATTTATACACCAGCGGAACCCAGGCCATGGAAATGGCGGGAAGAttgttcatcttcttcttcactgTGTCCTTCTTTTGGAGATGAGGGTAATGGCAAAGGGGCCGTACTGGGACAAAGCAGGGGCCGTAGCAAGTAAGGACAGCTGGATGACCTGGTTCAACCTCGAACAAGCCCCCTGGACGCCAGGTCACGCTCGTATCAACGACAGCTTGGTCTCTTTGGCTGTCAACAGGAGCTCCTGGTGTAAGCAACGGCTATAACTATCAGCCTAATTCTGATTTTAAACTGATAATTGAAAATACTTTGGATTATTGTGTAAAATCACTCttggatttatttaaaaatacgtTGGGTTGTTGTGTAAAATCACTCTTGCATGAAAGACGATGAATAATGTTTACATTAATGTATCCTTATCAACCCAAAACGAAATGGTAACATAATCTGGGAAAGGAAACTAGCGAAGCATATCTTAAGCATGCGTTTcccaaacttcttttttttttcattgcaggtGAATGCCAGGTACTGTGCCAAGTGGAGCTGAACTGCTTCAGTATGGCGGCCAAAGCACTGAGCGATGGGCTTGTGACCTGCGTCTTGTCACACCGCCGAGGTCACCTCAAGAATCTCGTCTATCAACCTGGGTTCACCATCTATCAGAGGGCCAGTGTTGGTAAGTGCAACGTATCAAAAGAATTAAAGATATTCGCTGATGAAACGACGACCTCTCGAGAATGTCAGTATACGGGTATTATGTCGTATAGGTACAAGATACGTGTAcagtatataataatgataatattaaataaacGAGCCCGGAGATTTGAGCGTACACGCTGAGACAACTTTGAGACATCACATTTCGTCGGTGTAAATAGTATTGTTGCTTTTAATgcctttaaacaaataaaaacaaagcaacgAACTCGGCTTTGTAACTAATCATGGTCTCACGAAAAGGTTTCATAAATCAGATTATTTTCCTCGATGCTGTTGCGTGAACTTTAGCTTCTATGTTTATTCTCAGGTAATTTTCATAACAGTAATTGTTCTGATTTTGACAACAGAATTTACTAACTTTAATATTAACACGTGTTAATGAGACACGCCCTTCAGTTTAAgtggttgttaaaaaaaaactcacgcaCATGCATGCATAACAGTGTTCCATTTAATattagcttgagagagagagagagagagagagagagagagagagagagagagagagagagagagagagactttgggaTACCATTTAATTAAAGTATAAACTGTTGGAATACACAGATCAAATTCTGTTGTTCAACTATTTAGTTGAACAACAGAATTTGATCTGTGTATTCCAACATTTACGACGATATTTATTcttcaaaatatatgaaagacCATTCAAATTCATTACCTTACGAAGGTTTCACGCGAAttataaattaatcatttttccatTTAGATAAACTAGAGGAATGGGagaactcatcctgaattttGACGTAATATTTTCTCAGCTCGGGTGGGTGACGCCTGCAAAGACGACACCGAGTGCTATGCCAATGACATCTTTTCCAAATGCAATGGTGGAGAGTGTCAGTGTAAAGCTGGTACTTACTTGCGAGATGGCGTTTGCTCAGGTGTGTATTTATGTAGATCCTGCATGGTACTCGTTTCTATCCTTTATAGCATTCATTCCGTACAATATTTTGAGGTAAAGTTCAAACTGATACCCAGTTATTAAAACTGTTGACTGACCCAAGCAAGAGCTGCAGAAGCTCCAATACCGCATTCTATAGGACATATTTTGTGCGCAATCTTTACCAGTCGAATGGCTATTGTTACGCCCATCGCTGGTTATGgttgggtcgaggcaatgcctttacaacggcgcctcttGGTCGTTtgaggtattttttatttgttaagctaattaattctttttttttctgtgaaaatcACGAACATTGCCATCTCGTCTTCTGCTTCCTCTTActattaatattaacattatattgTCACCTCGAAAACGCTTCAAGCTTCAGTGGGTTTATATTTGGTTTCTAGACAGAAAGGAATGATAGTATTGGCACCACTAGTACTACTATAAATAATTCTCTTGAACTGATTTCAGTCGACTGCCCGAAGGGATGGATAGCTGGAGAACTCTCCAACAGGACCGAATGCTATTACCTGAGTCGACAGAAAGCCAAACCGAAGGCGGCCTTCGAGAAGTGTGCGTCGATGGATCCGAAGAGCAAAATAGCAGAGATCACCGATATGGAGGAGCAGTTGGCCCTGGCAGGTTAGAGAGGTTAATGAGATGTAGTCCAGCAATTAGTTGTCACTGCTATGTCTATCTCTGATCTATTGGTGGTTAACTTATTGATTATTCAGTGGTCTGTgtgttatatctctctctctctctctctctctctctcttctctctctctctcaaaacacttAATATTCGGACATCCGAGGAAATGttgcaatatcattttgttccaGAGTTTTTCTCTCTTACACAGCTGCCCATACCACATGTTCTCTAACCTTTGGATTAGATAAAGATAGTTGGTGAAAATTAAAGCTTTTTAGACGGGTTTTGCTACAAAACAAAATTCTCATAACAAAACATATCTACACAAACACGCCTTCCGCTGATATctgtttaaacacacacacacacacacacaaattagcTATACCAAGCAAACtgtatttatcaatataattttcaGTCTCTTCGCAAAAACTTCTTATCACCCCCGTAACAAACTACCACAGCACTTTTCATATCTCAGTTATTCTGttaagtttcttttgtttttgttttttttccctgccgcaaattcccgagatgtctAGTACTAGTATTaacaccagccccggtttttatGCCATGTCTCCAAAATAGgtttttgggtgtgggaaacataatgagattattttcaagaagattctattgtTAGTTTTTCAGATATGGCATACCATTTTTTTTAGGGAAggtccagtactcggttacagtttgtGAATATGCGTCTGTGCCCTAGTCACTAACTCGAggaataagcctacaaattactttgttgttgttgttgttgttgttcttggttgggggtaggaaaggtctatggaagagcctaaaaaggtcagaaaagggtgtttcgttgaaaatacaggaatttgaggatagagtatttatgatttctttattagaatgaaaatttagaaaataaataatgtgcatgttagacagtacagaaaaaatatttcttaaaaagtaTAGTGTATTTACtttaatattcgttggtgaaacaaggctctaggtgaccgtaaattttagcacattttaatttatttgatgtacagaATTTAGACTATGCTTCTGTTTTAGGTAGGATCACAATTTGTATTTTCCTCGCTCCGCCTATTCTGTGACACCTGTTGCCTCAAATAAATTGCCAGTTGTATTTATTCCCAAATACCTATGCAAATCAATAGCTTCAGTTATTCTGCCATCCATATTAACTATTATAACTTCTCTCCCTTGTTTTCAGTTTCCCTCATAACCTCAATTCTTAAATATAAGTCTCTCCTCCAGCAAACATTTTCAGATTCTTTCAATAGTTTCTGTAGTTTTGCTTTACTACTCCCAATCAGCAATCTAATGTATGCAAACCTCAACCATTCCAAATTCCGTTCATGACTCATTTTCTTATCGTACTATTTTGTACTGATATCTATTGTCTTTTCTCTGGCGTCTCTCGGCTCCATCCACGGAGATATTTCGATCTCTCGTGCAGCGCGATAAAGACTGGGCACGTTCGAGAGAGGACGAGACGACGAAGAAGGGCCATAATTATTTGGCAATGTTTTGGTCTGTCgtgattaaaaaatgaaattataacaaGGTTTAACTGAAAAGGCTGTCAGTGTGACCTTAGAGTGAGTCCCATAGCAACGAGGTGTAGTAGAAATaaactataaacaaaataaacaactaaCAATCAACAAGGATCCTCTACCTTTCTATAAGGCTTCACTGATTTTCCGTTTATGCACAAATAACATGACCATGTGCCAATCTTTTCTAGATAAAGGATTCGATTGACTTAAATTTACTTTCAGTATGAAAACGCTTTTA
This is a stretch of genomic DNA from Macrobrachium nipponense isolate FS-2020 chromosome 46, ASM1510439v2, whole genome shotgun sequence. It encodes these proteins:
- the LOC135214584 gene encoding uncharacterized protein LOC135214584 isoform X1, with product MRVMAKGPYWDKAGAVASKDSWMTWFNLEQAPWTPGHARINDSLVSLAVNRSSWCECQVLCQVELNCFSMAAKALSDGLVTCVLSHRRGHLKNLVYQPGFTIYQRASVARVGDACKDDTECYANDIFSKCNGGECQCKAGTYLRDGVCSVDCPKGWIAGELSNRTECYYLSRQKAKPKAAFEKCASMDPKSKIAEITDMEEQLALAAIMKRHLAWSDRILFGLTAYSGKYKYGGLQIFAEGAAGSDDPVDRDDHLPEATFFAWGGNEPNNPVEHCVVMFLGYKWRWADVNCKFEYVYLCEITIDV
- the LOC135214584 gene encoding uncharacterized protein LOC135214584 isoform X2, giving the protein MRVMAKGPYWDKAGAVASKDSWMTWFNLEQAPWTPGHARINDSLVSLAVNRSSWCECQVLCQVELNCFSMAAKALSDGLVTCVLSHRRGHLKNLVYQPGFTIYQRASVVDCPKGWIAGELSNRTECYYLSRQKAKPKAAFEKCASMDPKSKIAEITDMEEQLALAAIMKRHLAWSDRILFGLTAYSGKYKYGGLQIFAEGAAGSDDPVDRDDHLPEATFFAWGGNEPNNPVEHCVVMFLGYKWRWADVNCKFEYVYLCEITIDV